The Apibacter raozihei genome contains a region encoding:
- a CDS encoding c-type cytochrome, with amino-acid sequence MNKIIAVCMLALFTGISVFGQDVTGDAKKGETLFKANCTACHALDRKLVGPALKGIVTSLAAEGVTKEWIHKWVMNNEALRKSGDKRANEIYEEYNKASMDIFEGRLSEQDIEDVLTYVNNPPEPKEEEVAAPATVQKSDAQDTKLILLAFSAIGVILILTLLKINTLVKLKTANSELSELQATKIRSFSQFYERYKGFTYILVGLMLALSLYGFWAWLMGIGVDKGYAPEQPIYFSHKIHAGENNIDCQLCHSGAKYGKVSEIPSLSVCMNCHRNISEYTGKYVEPGKSKEFYTGEIKKLYEHVGWDEDKQAYTGKQTPVKWERIHNMPDFVYFNHSQHVVAGEKAIISAYNKKNPNNQIDVVCKACHGAIDTMNVVRMANDFTMGWCVDCHRTTEVDMNNGYNAAYFNKLHDKLKKQYGEDKSKITVDAIGGLECGKCHY; translated from the coding sequence ATGAATAAAATTATAGCAGTATGTATGCTGGCTCTCTTTACCGGCATTTCTGTTTTTGGACAGGATGTTACTGGAGATGCAAAGAAAGGAGAGACATTATTCAAAGCCAATTGTACCGCCTGCCATGCTTTAGACCGGAAATTGGTAGGACCTGCACTTAAAGGAATCGTAACTTCTCTTGCCGCTGAAGGAGTAACTAAAGAATGGATTCACAAGTGGGTAATGAACAATGAAGCTCTTAGAAAAAGCGGTGATAAACGAGCGAATGAAATCTATGAAGAATATAACAAAGCTTCCATGGATATCTTTGAAGGTCGTTTATCTGAACAGGACATTGAAGATGTTCTTACTTATGTAAACAATCCACCGGAACCTAAAGAGGAAGAAGTAGCCGCTCCTGCAACCGTTCAGAAAAGTGATGCTCAGGATACTAAGCTAATTTTACTGGCTTTTTCAGCTATTGGCGTTATTTTGATCCTTACATTACTTAAAATCAATACCCTTGTAAAACTTAAAACAGCGAATTCAGAATTGTCTGAATTGCAAGCAACTAAAATCAGGTCTTTTTCTCAGTTTTATGAGAGGTACAAAGGATTTACTTATATATTAGTTGGTTTAATGCTGGCACTATCTTTATACGGATTTTGGGCTTGGTTAATGGGCATTGGAGTAGATAAAGGATATGCTCCTGAGCAGCCAATATACTTCTCGCATAAAATTCACGCCGGTGAAAATAATATAGACTGCCAGTTATGTCACTCAGGTGCTAAATATGGTAAGGTTTCTGAAATTCCATCTCTAAGCGTTTGTATGAATTGTCATAGAAATATTAGTGAATATACAGGAAAATATGTAGAACCTGGAAAATCAAAAGAGTTTTATACAGGCGAAATCAAAAAATTATATGAACATGTAGGATGGGATGAAGACAAACAAGCCTATACAGGAAAACAAACACCTGTTAAATGGGAGCGTATTCATAACATGCCTGATTTTGTTTATTTCAATCACTCACAACACGTAGTTGCAGGAGAAAAAGCAATAATTTCAGCCTACAATAAGAAAAATCCGAACAATCAGATTGATGTGGTATGTAAAGCTTGCCACGGAGCTATAGATACTATGAATGTTGTTAGGATGGCTAACGACTTCACCATGGGATGGTGTGTCGATTGCCATAGAACAACCGAAGTAGATATGAATAACGGGTATAACGCAGCTTACTTTAATAAACTTCATGACAAGCTGAAAAAACAATATGGAGAAGATAAATCTAAGATAACAGTAGATGCTATCGGAGGTTTGGAATGTGGTAAATGTCATTATTAA
- a CDS encoding DNA polymerase III subunit, whose product MKWEEVIGQELLIKQLKDSISENRISHAQLFIGKSGYGLLAIALAYASEVLCSGSESCYKQTEKLQHPDLHFSFPTINNASEKKEAISSDYIAQFREFVLKSSYQNINQWYEFLNEDKKQGFISVKEMEHIIEKLNLKSFEGGYKIQLIWMAETMRTEAANKLLKILEEPPAKTLFLLLAEDEKKILPTILSRCQKVDIHRIDEGKIVAKLQSVFGVDEQKASQIASRAEGDWELASNLVINSHLQEEFEQYFIRWNRAAVMAPKKPEFLKEIVDWSMEISGWGREKQKNFLQFCAEIFRQALLENYQAGQLVNNPLIYNNFKWKSFSSFVHGNNIEDIMEEINAAFFHIERNGNARIIFLDMGIKLTRFLARKRV is encoded by the coding sequence ATGAAATGGGAGGAAGTAATAGGCCAGGAATTATTAATTAAACAATTAAAAGACTCAATCAGCGAAAACAGAATTAGCCATGCCCAATTATTCATTGGTAAATCAGGGTATGGTCTATTAGCGATCGCTTTGGCCTATGCTTCAGAAGTTCTTTGTTCAGGATCGGAAAGCTGTTACAAGCAAACAGAAAAGCTTCAACATCCGGATCTTCATTTTTCTTTTCCTACAATTAATAATGCTTCTGAAAAAAAAGAAGCGATTAGTTCAGATTATATAGCTCAGTTTCGAGAGTTTGTATTAAAAAGTTCCTACCAAAATATTAATCAATGGTATGAGTTTTTGAACGAAGATAAAAAACAAGGTTTTATATCTGTTAAGGAAATGGAACATATCATTGAAAAGCTGAATTTAAAAAGTTTTGAAGGAGGATACAAAATTCAGTTGATATGGATGGCTGAAACCATGCGTACAGAAGCAGCGAATAAGTTATTGAAAATTCTTGAAGAGCCTCCTGCTAAAACTCTGTTTTTACTTTTAGCGGAAGATGAAAAAAAAATATTACCTACTATTCTATCCAGATGTCAAAAAGTAGACATTCATCGTATTGACGAAGGAAAAATAGTAGCCAAGTTACAGTCTGTATTTGGGGTTGATGAACAGAAAGCTTCTCAAATAGCCTCCAGGGCAGAAGGAGACTGGGAGCTAGCTTCCAATTTGGTTATAAATAGCCATCTTCAGGAAGAATTCGAGCAATATTTTATACGTTGGAACCGTGCCGCAGTGATGGCTCCGAAAAAACCTGAGTTCCTTAAGGAAATCGTAGATTGGTCTATGGAAATTTCTGGCTGGGGGAGGGAAAAGCAAAAGAACTTTCTTCAATTTTGTGCAGAAATATTTAGGCAGGCACTTCTCGAAAACTATCAGGCCGGGCAGCTGGTAAATAATCCTCTTATCTACAACAATTTCAAATGGAAAAGTTTCAGTTCGTTTGTTCATGGGAATAATATTGAAGATATTATGGAGGAAATAAACGCTGCATTTTTTCATATCGAAAGAAATGGTAATGCCCGCATAATCTTTTTAGATATGGGAATAAAGCTGACTCGATTCTTAGCCAGGAAGAGAGTATAA
- the dnaB gene encoding replicative DNA helicase, which translates to MEQLESKSNNFTKSNKIITLEKGKLPPQAVELEEAVLGAMMIDKKGLDEIIDILSPEVFYKKEHQFIYEAIEDLFKETEPIDILTISNKLRSQGKLEAAGGDFNLIQLSNKVSSSAHIEYHSRIILEKYILRKLIEISSNMIEKSYDETSDVFDLLDYSESQLYEITNGTLKRTFNEAKNLVSNALKKIKSLESKQGMSGIPSGFKHVDKITAGWQPSDLIIIAARPGMGKTAFILSMARNIAISSEVPIGIFSLEMSAEQLMMRMISSETGIESEKLRKANLSELEWQQLYSRVNKLEKAPIFIDDSPGISVFDLRAKARRLVSQHGVRIIMIDYLQLMSAGGKGIGNREQEIATISRSLKAIAKELEIPVIALSQLSRSVETRGGSKKPLLSDLRESGAIEQDADIVTFIYRPEYYKLETWEDGTPCSGQGEFIIAKHRNGALEDVRLKFTSSQAKFSDLDDNFYSGGDQGNDISTTFESRINDESSFESAINLPSINPSDSFGIDDNINDQDADMPF; encoded by the coding sequence ATGGAACAGTTAGAATCAAAATCAAATAATTTCACTAAGTCAAACAAAATCATAACCTTGGAAAAAGGTAAGCTTCCCCCGCAAGCAGTTGAGCTTGAAGAAGCCGTGTTAGGAGCTATGATGATAGATAAAAAAGGACTGGATGAAATTATTGATATACTGTCTCCTGAGGTTTTTTATAAAAAGGAACACCAGTTTATTTATGAGGCAATTGAGGATTTATTTAAAGAAACTGAACCTATAGATATTCTTACTATATCCAACAAATTACGTTCGCAGGGAAAATTAGAAGCTGCCGGTGGTGATTTTAACCTCATCCAGCTTTCTAATAAAGTTTCTTCTTCCGCCCATATTGAATATCATTCACGCATTATCCTGGAAAAATATATTTTGAGAAAACTCATTGAAATTTCTTCGAATATGATTGAAAAATCATATGACGAAACTTCAGATGTTTTTGATTTATTAGATTACTCTGAAAGTCAGTTATATGAAATAACAAACGGTACTTTAAAAAGAACTTTTAATGAAGCTAAAAACTTAGTATCAAATGCATTAAAAAAAATTAAATCCCTTGAATCTAAACAAGGAATGAGTGGAATTCCTTCCGGATTTAAACATGTCGATAAAATTACAGCTGGCTGGCAACCTTCAGATCTAATTATTATTGCCGCAAGACCGGGTATGGGTAAAACAGCATTTATCTTATCCATGGCCAGAAATATAGCCATAAGCTCTGAGGTTCCTATCGGAATATTTTCTCTGGAAATGTCAGCTGAACAGCTTATGATGCGTATGATTTCGAGTGAAACGGGAATAGAGTCTGAAAAATTAAGAAAAGCTAATTTATCAGAACTTGAGTGGCAACAACTTTATTCGAGGGTTAATAAGTTGGAAAAAGCGCCAATTTTTATTGATGATTCTCCGGGTATCTCTGTATTTGATCTTCGTGCAAAAGCCAGAAGACTGGTATCTCAGCACGGTGTACGAATAATCATGATAGATTATTTACAATTAATGTCTGCCGGTGGAAAAGGCATAGGAAACCGAGAACAGGAAATTGCAACTATATCCCGTTCCTTAAAGGCTATTGCTAAAGAGTTAGAAATACCGGTAATTGCTTTATCCCAGTTATCGCGTTCGGTTGAAACACGAGGGGGAAGTAAAAAACCTTTACTTTCCGACTTGAGGGAATCGGGTGCAATTGAACAGGATGCCGATATTGTTACATTTATATACAGACCTGAATATTATAAACTGGAAACATGGGAAGATGGTACACCATGTTCAGGGCAAGGAGAATTTATTATAGCTAAACACCGTAACGGTGCTCTTGAGGATGTAAGACTTAAGTTTACCAGTTCTCAGGCTAAATTTTCTGATCTGGATGATAATTTCTACTCTGGGGGTGATCAGGGCAATGATATTTCAACTACTTTTGAAAGCAGAATTAATGATGAAAGTTCATTTGAAAGCGCTATCAATTTGCCTTCTATTAATCCCAGCGATTCTTTCGGAATAGATGATAATATTAATGATCAGGATGCAGATATGCCTTTTTAA
- a CDS encoding PhoH family protein, which produces MAKKKIVSEKRIFVLDTSVIIFNHLSITLFAEHDIVIPITVLEELDNFKKGNDTKNYEAREFIRFLDKCSLNKDINNWIDLPGENKGKFKIVMSTNGVSYSATKIFDSNSMDNKILNVCLKLKEDEKDRTVTLVSKDVNLRLKARAIGLNAEDFETGKVKVDNLPSGIEKVENFDQQLIDEIHKKQVIPYSKIKGKLNIYPNACYILQGRKSSALAYYNPFTEELEVVSKKAFYKINPRNAEQAFAMYVMAKPELKLIALHGVAGTGKTLLALVSALEERRDYKQIYLARPIIPLSNKDIGFLPGDIKSKLDPYMQPLWDNLKFIQNQFNENDKEFKQISQMVEQEKLLITPLAYIRGRSLSDVIFIVDEAQNLTPHEVKTIISRAGENSKFIFTGDVKQIDTPYLDEQSNGLSYLVDRIHGRNLFAHIRLEKGERSELANLANELL; this is translated from the coding sequence ATGGCTAAGAAAAAAATTGTATCCGAAAAAAGGATTTTTGTTCTGGATACTTCCGTAATCATATTTAACCATTTATCAATCACCTTATTTGCCGAACATGATATTGTCATTCCAATAACGGTATTAGAAGAATTGGATAATTTTAAAAAGGGTAATGACACTAAAAATTACGAGGCCCGTGAATTTATTCGTTTTCTTGATAAATGCTCACTAAATAAAGATATTAATAATTGGATTGATTTACCGGGTGAGAATAAAGGAAAATTTAAAATTGTTATGTCCACGAATGGAGTGAGCTATTCTGCTACCAAAATTTTTGATTCTAATTCCATGGATAATAAAATTCTGAATGTATGCCTGAAACTCAAGGAAGATGAAAAAGACAGAACGGTAACTTTGGTATCTAAAGATGTTAATCTAAGGCTCAAAGCTCGTGCTATCGGATTAAATGCAGAAGATTTTGAAACAGGAAAGGTAAAAGTAGATAATCTTCCGTCCGGAATCGAAAAGGTTGAAAATTTTGATCAGCAGCTTATTGATGAAATTCACAAAAAACAAGTAATTCCGTATTCAAAAATCAAAGGAAAATTAAACATATATCCTAACGCATGTTATATTCTACAAGGAAGAAAGTCTTCTGCTCTAGCCTACTATAATCCCTTTACTGAGGAACTTGAAGTAGTAAGCAAAAAGGCATTTTATAAGATTAATCCTCGAAATGCGGAACAAGCTTTTGCAATGTATGTGATGGCTAAACCGGAATTAAAGTTAATTGCACTTCATGGTGTGGCCGGTACTGGAAAAACTTTATTGGCATTGGTTAGTGCTCTGGAAGAACGAAGAGATTATAAACAAATTTATCTAGCCAGACCCATTATTCCTTTAAGTAATAAGGATATTGGATTTTTACCCGGAGATATAAAATCTAAACTGGATCCTTATATGCAACCTTTATGGGATAATCTGAAATTTATTCAAAATCAGTTTAATGAAAATGATAAAGAATTTAAACAGATATCGCAAATGGTTGAACAGGAAAAATTACTCATCACACCCCTTGCTTATATAAGAGGCCGAAGTTTATCAGACGTGATTTTTATTGTGGATGAGGCTCAGAACCTAACTCCTCACGAAGTGAAAACTATAATTTCACGAGCGGGAGAAAATTCTAAATTTATTTTTACCGGAGACGTTAAGCAGATTGACACTCCATATCTTGATGAACAAAGCAATGGATTGTCTTATTTAGTTGACAGAATCCACGGTCGAAATCTTTTTGCTCATATACGCCTTGAAAAAGGGGAACGATCCGAATTAGCCAATTTAGCTAACGAACTTTTATAG
- a CDS encoding PepSY-associated TM helix domain-containing protein, whose product MSKNKKNKKGKGIIKKWIKKIHLWFGLFIGILILIISLTGALYVFKDDIENITRKEYIYHREKNIDKKEVLPIRKLEKLVNAQVREKYPLHWVNIPIDSQMSYMFYWYEHNDNAWNYFDEFPLFKLAYVNPYNGKVLKVYDEKNGFFNIVKMIHWSFLFKMEWGKYLVGIPVILFVLMLISGIILWWPKNKAARQQRFWFKWKNIKNWKRKNYDLHNILGFYSSIFALVLTITGLFYSFLIVQTFIYTLFSGGKTEYPDFSHIKTSADVEMRTDITLNNIIDKVKELYPQSHSFSLDLGHPHMDHHEHPNFQVFVKHLAYSYHKNSSLIFDENSGELLHVHNPENKNFGEKVVAANYDIHVGSILGLPTKIIAFIVSLMIASMPITGFLIWRGRNKKNKSKKNKAKQLDL is encoded by the coding sequence ATGTCGAAAAATAAAAAAAATAAAAAAGGAAAAGGCATCATAAAAAAATGGATAAAAAAAATCCATTTGTGGTTTGGGCTGTTTATTGGGATTCTCATATTAATAATTTCTTTGACCGGAGCATTGTATGTATTTAAAGATGATATCGAAAATATTACCCGAAAAGAATATATATATCATCGTGAAAAAAATATAGATAAAAAAGAAGTTCTTCCTATCCGGAAACTTGAAAAATTGGTTAATGCTCAGGTTCGTGAAAAATATCCTTTACATTGGGTAAATATTCCCATAGATTCCCAAATGTCATACATGTTTTACTGGTATGAGCATAATGATAATGCATGGAACTATTTCGATGAATTCCCTCTGTTTAAATTGGCTTATGTAAATCCTTACAACGGAAAAGTATTAAAAGTCTATGATGAAAAAAACGGCTTTTTTAATATAGTCAAGATGATACACTGGAGTTTTCTTTTCAAAATGGAATGGGGAAAGTACTTGGTTGGAATTCCTGTAATACTATTTGTTTTAATGCTTATTTCCGGAATTATATTGTGGTGGCCAAAAAATAAAGCCGCAAGACAGCAAAGGTTTTGGTTTAAATGGAAAAATATTAAAAATTGGAAAAGAAAAAATTATGATTTACATAATATTCTTGGCTTTTATTCCTCTATATTCGCTTTAGTTTTGACAATTACAGGACTATTTTATTCCTTTTTAATTGTCCAGACTTTTATCTACACTCTATTTTCCGGTGGGAAAACTGAATATCCAGATTTTTCACATATTAAAACAAGTGCAGATGTTGAAATGCGCACAGATATAACCTTAAATAATATAATAGATAAGGTAAAAGAACTGTACCCTCAATCTCACAGTTTTAGTCTTGACCTCGGCCATCCTCACATGGATCATCATGAACATCCAAATTTTCAGGTTTTTGTTAAACATTTAGCATATTCATATCACAAAAACAGTAGTTTAATATTTGATGAAAATTCTGGAGAATTATTGCACGTTCACAATCCTGAGAATAAAAATTTCGGAGAAAAAGTGGTTGCCGCAAACTATGACATACATGTAGGTTCAATTTTAGGATTGCCGACTAAAATTATTGCTTTTATAGTAAGTTTAATGATTGCGTCTATGCCAATAACTGGTTTTTTAATTTGGAGAGGTAGAAACAAAAAAAATAAATCTAAAAAAAATAAAGCCAAACAGTTAGATTTATAA
- a CDS encoding TonB-dependent siderophore receptor, translating to MSNKLSILAIFGIAVLNAQHKDSIQDNYLKGIIIEGKYYKKYVEKKSSSSLRLDEELLKIPQNISVITNSVLQDQQITTLSDGVIRSIAGAQRLEHWGELYTRINMRGSRAAAFLNGVNITSTWGPLSEDMSYVDHIEIIKGPAGFLMSNGEPSGIYNIVTKQPTGKSFNGNARITLGSFDLYRGEVDLDSKISDKVAVRLNLMAQNKNSFRNYEFNDRYIINPSIKVNLTEKTTLIAEYIYQKAKMSDVGSAYVFSYAGYATKPVKYTLSDPGIAPTNIDSHTFNVNLQHQIDANWKLTTQLTYLNEYTLGSSLWPSVFNNDGTMIRRVGYWESSNIMKFGQAFLNGNVQTGAISHKILAGLDVGSKKYLADWSQGYNLDTAEKPFDTNSSVYQAPSSGSIAFNKTKSLEERAGAGSTISQTYSGIYLQDELGFFKDALRLTLAGRYTKVNQNDYGTTKKAEKVTPRIGLSYSIDENISIYTLYDQAFTPQTGFLRSGKSVKPITGNSMEVGAKRDWFNGKLNTTISIYQIMKNNELTADPENTGSEKYSIVLGKTRTRGIEFDLKGEIVKGFNVIVNYALTSNKIIDSNTPEFPDGTKVAGYAKHTANAWLDYIFSEGLLKGFGLTFGGTYLGDRSTWNWGGNGKLSLDDYVKFDAGISWEKSNLKLNLNVYNVFDRYLYSGSTYGDYYYYQAEAPRNWRLSVGYKF from the coding sequence ATGAGTAATAAATTAAGCATTTTGGCAATCTTTGGAATTGCAGTATTAAATGCACAACATAAAGATAGTATTCAGGACAATTATTTGAAAGGGATAATTATAGAAGGTAAATATTACAAAAAATATGTTGAAAAGAAAAGTTCTTCCTCTTTGCGTTTAGACGAAGAACTTTTAAAGATACCACAAAACATATCAGTAATAACAAACAGTGTACTTCAAGATCAACAAATAACAACATTAAGTGATGGCGTAATTAGAAGTATTGCCGGAGCACAACGTTTAGAACACTGGGGAGAACTTTATACACGCATAAATATGAGAGGTTCGCGTGCTGCAGCTTTTCTTAATGGAGTAAATATCACCTCTACCTGGGGACCTTTAAGTGAAGATATGAGTTATGTGGATCATATTGAAATTATAAAAGGGCCTGCGGGTTTTCTTATGTCAAACGGTGAACCTAGTGGAATATATAATATAGTTACTAAACAGCCAACCGGAAAAAGTTTTAACGGAAACGCAAGAATAACCTTAGGTAGCTTTGATCTGTATAGAGGAGAAGTAGATCTAGATTCTAAAATATCCGATAAAGTTGCGGTTCGTTTAAATTTAATGGCACAAAACAAAAATAGTTTTCGTAATTATGAATTTAATGATAGATATATAATAAATCCATCTATAAAAGTTAATCTTACTGAAAAAACTACCTTAATTGCAGAATATATCTATCAAAAAGCTAAAATGTCTGATGTTGGTTCTGCATATGTATTTTCATATGCCGGTTATGCGACTAAACCTGTAAAATACACTTTGTCGGATCCGGGCATAGCACCAACCAATATAGACAGTCATACGTTTAATGTTAATCTGCAACATCAGATTGATGCTAACTGGAAATTGACTACTCAGCTGACATACCTTAACGAGTATACATTGGGAAGTAGTTTATGGCCTTCGGTATTTAATAATGACGGAACTATGATTAGAAGAGTAGGATATTGGGAATCCAGTAATATTATGAAATTTGGTCAGGCTTTTTTAAACGGGAATGTTCAGACAGGAGCCATTTCACATAAAATTTTAGCAGGGCTGGATGTAGGAAGTAAAAAATATTTAGCCGACTGGAGTCAAGGCTATAATTTAGATACCGCAGAAAAACCTTTCGACACTAATTCTTCAGTTTACCAAGCTCCAAGTAGTGGTTCAATTGCATTTAATAAGACTAAATCATTGGAAGAAAGGGCAGGTGCCGGATCAACAATTTCACAAACTTATTCAGGAATCTACTTACAGGACGAATTAGGTTTCTTTAAAGATGCATTACGTTTAACTCTTGCCGGTAGGTATACCAAGGTAAATCAGAATGATTATGGAACTACAAAAAAAGCGGAAAAAGTTACACCACGGATAGGATTAAGTTATTCCATAGATGAAAATATTTCTATATATACTCTTTATGATCAGGCTTTTACTCCTCAGACAGGCTTTTTAAGGTCCGGTAAATCTGTTAAGCCAATTACAGGAAATAGCATGGAAGTAGGCGCAAAAAGAGATTGGTTTAATGGGAAATTGAATACTACAATATCCATTTATCAAATTATGAAGAATAATGAATTAACTGCAGACCCTGAAAATACAGGTAGTGAAAAATATTCTATAGTATTAGGTAAAACCAGAACAAGAGGTATTGAATTTGATTTGAAAGGAGAAATTGTTAAAGGTTTTAACGTAATTGTAAATTATGCATTAACAAGTAATAAAATTATTGATTCAAATACACCGGAATTTCCTGATGGAACTAAGGTGGCAGGATATGCAAAACATACGGCAAATGCCTGGTTAGACTATATATTTTCCGAAGGTTTATTGAAAGGTTTTGGATTAACATTTGGAGGGACCTATTTAGGAGACAGAAGTACATGGAACTGGGGAGGAAATGGAAAATTATCGTTAGATGACTATGTGAAATTTGATGCGGGTATATCCTGGGAAAAATCCAATCTGAAACTCAATTTAAATGTATACAATGTTTTTGACAGATATTTATATTCAGGCTCTACCTATGGAGATTATTATTATTATCAGGCAGAGGCTCCCCGTAACTGGAGATTATCGGTAGGTTACAAATTTTAA
- the rplT gene encoding 50S ribosomal protein L20 — MPRSVNSVASRARRKRVLKLAKGYFGRRKNVWTVAKNAVEKGLQYAYVGRKQKKRNFRALWIQRINAGARQQGLSYSKFIGLLKDNKIELNRKVLADLAMNHPEAFKAVVDSVKK, encoded by the coding sequence ATGCCAAGATCAGTAAATTCAGTAGCTTCAAGAGCTAGAAGAAAAAGAGTCTTAAAATTAGCTAAAGGTTATTTTGGACGAAGAAAAAATGTTTGGACAGTTGCCAAAAATGCTGTTGAAAAAGGTTTGCAATATGCCTATGTAGGTAGAAAGCAAAAGAAAAGAAATTTCAGAGCTTTATGGATTCAAAGGATTAATGCTGGAGCCAGACAACAAGGTCTTTCTTATTCTAAATTTATAGGATTATTAAAAGACAATAAAATAGAATTAAACAGAAAAGTACTAGCAGATTTAGCTATGAATCATCCGGAAGCGTTTAAAGCGGTTGTGGATTCTGTAAAAAAATAA
- the rpmI gene encoding 50S ribosomal protein L35, which produces MPKLKTKSGAKKRFSVTGSGKIKRKHAFKSHILTKKSTKQKRNLTHSALVANVDEKSVKRQLLLK; this is translated from the coding sequence ATGCCAAAATTAAAAACAAAATCAGGTGCTAAAAAGCGTTTTTCTGTTACCGGATCAGGTAAAATTAAAAGAAAACATGCATTTAAAAGTCATATTTTGACCAAAAAAAGCACAAAACAAAAACGTAATCTTACCCATTCAGCTTTAGTAGCTAATGTAGATGAGAAAAGCGTTAAAAGACAATTATTACTTAAATAA
- the infC gene encoding translation initiation factor IF-3, which yields MPRKQEPEHKINNFIDVPEVRLVGENVNQGVLPVKEALRIAEEQELDLVMITATANPPVCRIVDYKKFLYEQKKKQKELKSKQTKVVVKEIRFGPQTDEHDYEFKKKHAQKFLEEGSKLKAYVFFKGRSIVFKDQGQILLLRLAQELEEWGKVEQMPKLEGKRMIMMMAPKK from the coding sequence ATCCCAAGGAAACAGGAACCGGAACACAAAATCAACAATTTTATTGATGTTCCAGAAGTACGATTAGTAGGAGAGAATGTTAATCAAGGAGTTCTTCCTGTAAAAGAAGCTCTTAGAATAGCTGAAGAACAGGAATTGGATTTAGTTATGATTACAGCAACGGCAAATCCTCCGGTTTGTAGAATAGTTGATTATAAAAAGTTTCTATACGAACAAAAAAAGAAACAAAAAGAACTTAAATCAAAACAAACCAAAGTTGTTGTTAAAGAAATACGTTTTGGTCCTCAAACAGATGAACATGATTATGAATTTAAAAAGAAACATGCTCAGAAATTTTTAGAAGAAGGGTCTAAATTAAAAGCATATGTTTTCTTCAAAGGGCGTTCAATTGTATTCAAAGATCAAGGACAAATTTTGTTACTTAGATTAGCTCAGGAATTGGAAGAATGGGGGAAAGTAGAACAAATGCCAAAATTAGAAGGAAAAAGAATGATCATGATGATGGCTCCTAAAAAATAA